Proteins from a single region of Carassius gibelio isolate Cgi1373 ecotype wild population from Czech Republic chromosome B15, carGib1.2-hapl.c, whole genome shotgun sequence:
- the itm2ca gene encoding integral membrane protein 2Ca: MVKISFQPITGQKADKEEADGDKTQIFIPHPHVDEELVLPVGRKRSSLSGLCCLTTALLVFTCSLIYASIYIYRYYIIPQTPDQSRFHCRVVYEDSVAAPLRGSHELEESVGIYLKENYEQISIPVPDFSNTDPADIIHDFNRGLTAYHDIALDKCYVIELNTTVVMPPRNLWELLINVKKGTYLPQTYIVQEEMIVSGRVNNMHQLGRFIYRLCNGKDTYRLRRRTSRRRITKRDAQNCHRIRHFENTFVVETMICETP; this comes from the exons ATGGTGAAGATCAGCTTTCAGCCCATCACGGGACAAAAAGCCGACAAAGAGGAGGCTGATGGAGATAAAACTCAAATATTCATACCGCATCCACAC gtGGACGAGGAGCTGGTCTTGCCTGTCGGACGGAAACGCTCCTCTCTGAGTGGACTTTGCTGTCTGACAACTGCACTGTTAGTCTTCACCTGCAGTTTGATATATGCTTCGATTTATATCTACCGCTACTACATCATTCCTCAG ACTCCGGATCAGAGTCGGTTCCACTGCCGTGTGGTGTACGAGGATTCGGTGGCTGCTCCCCTGCGAGGGTCTCACGAGCTGGAGGAGAGCGTTGGGATCTACCTGAAGGAAAACTACGAGCAAATCAGCATTCCTGTGCCCGACTTCAGTAACACTGACCCTGCTGATATCATTCATGATTTCAACAGG GGTCTGACGGCTTACCATGACATTGCTTTAGATAAGTGTTATGTCATTGAGCTCAACACCACTGTGGTCATGCCTCCACGTAACCTTTGGGAACTGCTCATTAACGTCAAG AAAGGGACCTACCTCCCCCAGACGTACATTGTCCAGGAAGAGATGATCGTGTCTGGCCGTGTTAATAATATGCATCAGCTTGGCCGCTTTATTTACCGTCTGTGTAACGGTAAAGACACGTACAGGCTCCGCCGCCGCACTTCACGCCGTC GTATCACCAAGCGTGATGCGCAGAACTGTCACCGAATCCGTCACTTTGAGAACACTTTCGTGGTGGAGACAATGATTTGTGAGACTCCATAG